A single region of the Kocuria rosea genome encodes:
- a CDS encoding molybdopterin oxidoreductase family protein: MSTTATHCPYCALQCAMTLDTGSVAAAAQGYPEVAARQFPTNRGGMCRKGWTSAELLADPARLTAPLLRGADGVFQEVSWAAALDRMAAELRAAQERHGRDGVGIFGGGSLTNEKAYQLGKFARVALRTSRIDYNGRFCMSSAAAAANRSLGMDRGLPFPVTDLDDAHTVLLLGTNPAETMPPFVQHLQHARQHGGLVVVDPRRSATARMTDDDGGLHLQPTPGSDLVLLLGLAHVVLHEGLADREYLERRTTGSEAFTTSVSAWWPERVEQVTGVPAERIRRAARLLARARKGTYVLTGRGVEQHVDGTDTATAAINLALLLGLPGREGSGWGTLTGQGNGQGGREHGQKADQLPGYRSITDPAARAHVAGVWGVDPAGLPGPGIPAAEMLTTLGTTGGVRCLWVNGSNVVIGAPDTDAVVRGLQALDFLVVCDFFFSETAEFADLVLPVLQWAEEEGTMTNLEGRVLRRRRALDPPPGARDELWIMAELARRLEAPGTFSPDPEEVFEELRRASAGGKADYSGIGWAALDAGEACWWPHPAGASAGTPRVFLDRFGHPDGRAVLVPVRPRAAGRAVDTSPRGHRREPLHTAGTLTLTTGRWLEHYQSGNQTRRVPSLHAARPESMMQIHPATAAAHGIRDGAAVELTSARGRAVARAELSTDIRPDTVFLPFHYAGTQTANRLVSSTAVDPVSAMPEFKAGSVTVRAIDAEETTR, from the coding sequence ATGAGCACCACGGCCACCCACTGCCCGTACTGCGCCCTCCAGTGCGCCATGACCCTGGACACCGGTTCGGTGGCCGCCGCGGCGCAGGGCTACCCGGAGGTCGCCGCCCGGCAGTTCCCCACCAACCGGGGCGGGATGTGCCGGAAGGGCTGGACGTCGGCGGAGCTGCTCGCCGACCCCGCACGGCTCACCGCACCGCTGCTGCGCGGGGCGGACGGCGTCTTCCAGGAGGTGTCCTGGGCCGCGGCCCTGGACCGGATGGCCGCGGAGCTCCGGGCCGCCCAGGAGCGGCACGGCCGGGACGGGGTGGGGATCTTCGGCGGCGGGTCGCTGACCAACGAGAAGGCCTACCAGCTGGGGAAGTTCGCGCGGGTGGCCCTGCGGACCTCGCGGATCGACTACAACGGCCGGTTCTGCATGTCCTCCGCCGCGGCCGCCGCCAACCGGTCGCTGGGGATGGACCGGGGCCTGCCGTTCCCCGTGACCGACCTCGACGACGCCCACACCGTCCTGCTGCTGGGCACGAACCCCGCCGAGACCATGCCCCCGTTCGTCCAGCACCTGCAGCACGCCCGCCAGCACGGGGGCCTCGTCGTCGTCGACCCCCGCCGTTCCGCCACGGCCCGGATGACCGACGACGACGGCGGACTGCACCTGCAGCCCACCCCCGGCTCCGACCTCGTGCTGCTGCTGGGGCTGGCCCACGTGGTCCTGCACGAGGGCCTCGCCGACCGGGAGTACCTCGAGCGGCGCACCACCGGCTCGGAGGCCTTCACGACGAGCGTCAGCGCGTGGTGGCCCGAGCGGGTCGAGCAGGTCACCGGCGTCCCGGCGGAGCGGATCCGCCGGGCCGCCCGCCTGCTGGCCCGGGCACGGAAGGGGACCTACGTGCTGACCGGGCGCGGGGTGGAGCAGCACGTCGACGGCACCGACACCGCGACCGCCGCGATCAACCTGGCCCTGCTCCTCGGCCTGCCCGGGCGCGAGGGCTCCGGCTGGGGCACCCTCACCGGGCAGGGCAACGGGCAGGGCGGCCGGGAGCACGGCCAGAAGGCCGACCAGCTGCCCGGCTACCGCAGCATCACGGACCCCGCCGCCCGCGCGCACGTGGCCGGGGTGTGGGGCGTGGACCCCGCCGGGCTGCCCGGCCCCGGGATCCCGGCCGCGGAGATGCTGACCACCCTCGGCACCACCGGCGGCGTCCGCTGCCTGTGGGTCAACGGCTCCAACGTGGTGATCGGCGCCCCGGACACCGACGCCGTGGTCCGCGGGCTGCAGGCCCTGGACTTCCTGGTGGTCTGCGACTTCTTCTTCTCCGAGACCGCCGAGTTCGCCGACCTCGTCCTGCCGGTGCTGCAGTGGGCCGAGGAGGAGGGCACCATGACCAACCTCGAGGGCCGGGTGCTGCGCCGCCGCCGCGCGCTCGACCCGCCGCCCGGGGCGCGGGACGAGCTGTGGATCATGGCCGAGCTCGCCCGGCGGCTCGAGGCCCCCGGCACGTTCAGCCCCGACCCGGAGGAGGTGTTCGAGGAGCTGCGCCGGGCCTCGGCCGGCGGGAAGGCCGACTACTCGGGGATCGGCTGGGCCGCCCTGGACGCGGGCGAGGCCTGCTGGTGGCCGCACCCCGCCGGGGCGTCCGCGGGCACGCCGCGGGTCTTCCTCGACCGCTTCGGCCACCCGGACGGACGGGCCGTGCTCGTCCCGGTCCGCCCGCGCGCCGCCGGCCGGGCCGTGGACACCAGCCCGCGCGGGCACCGGCGGGAGCCGCTGCACACCGCGGGGACCCTCACGCTGACCACCGGCCGCTGGCTGGAGCACTACCAGTCCGGCAACCAGACCCGCCGCGTGCCCTCGCTGCACGCGGCCCGGCCCGAGTCGATGATGCAGATCCATCCCGCGACCGCCGCCGCCCACGGGATCCGCGACGGCGCGGCGGTGGAGCTGACCAGCGCCCGCGGCCGGGCCGTGGCCCGCGCCGAGCTGAGCACCGACATCCGCCCGGACACGGTGTTCCTGCCCTTCCACTACGCCGGGACCCAGACCGCCAACCGGCTCGTCTCCTCGACGGCCGTGGACCCGGTCTCGGCCATGCCCGAGTTCAAGGCCGGCTCCGTGACCGTCCGGGCGATCGACGCCGAGGAGACGACCCGATGA